From one Melospiza melodia melodia isolate bMelMel2 chromosome 4, bMelMel2.pri, whole genome shotgun sequence genomic stretch:
- the TMBIM4 gene encoding protein lifeguard 4 has product MAGEQRYPRSSIEDDFNYGSNVASASVHIRMAFLRKVYSILSVQVLLTTVTSAIFLYSTGVQAFVHDRPALLLISGFGSLAVIVALTLYRHQHPVNLYLLFGFTLLEALTVAITVSFYDVSIVLQAFILTTAVFLGLTAYTLQSKRDFSKFGAGLFACLWILIISGFLRLFFYSETVELVFAAAGALLFCGFIIYDTHLLMHKLSPEEYILAAINLYLDIINLFLHLLRFLEAFNKK; this is encoded by the exons ATGGCGGGGGAGCAGCGCTACCCGCGGAGCTCCATCGAGGATGACTTCAACTATGGCAGCAACGTGGCCTCGGCCAGCGTCCACATCCGCATGG cATTTCTGCGAAAGGTGTACAGCATTCTTTCTGTTCAAGTTCTATTGACCACAGTCACGTCTGCAATCTTCCTATACTCTACTGGAGTGCAGGCATTTGTTCATGACAG GCCTGCCTTGCTTTTGATATCTGGGTTTGGATCTCTGGCTGTAATCGTGGCACTGACCCTCTACAGACACCAGCACCCTGTTAATTTATACCTGCTGTTTGGATTT ACTCTACTGGAAGCACTGACAGTTGCCATTACAG TGAGTTTCTATGATGTGTCCATCGTCTTGCAAGCCTTTATTCTTACTACTGCTGTATTTCTTGGATTGACTGCATATACCTTGCAGTCAAAGAGAGATTTCAGCAAATTTGGAGCAGG CCTCTTTGCTTGTTTGTGGATTTTAATCATCTCAGGTTTCTTGAGG CTGTTTTTCTATAGTGAGACAGTAGAGttggtgtttgctgctgctggagctcttcTGTTCTGTGGATTTATTATTTATGACACTCATCTGCTGATGCACAAGTTGTCCCCTGAAGAGTACATACTGGCTGCAATCAATCTCTACTTGGACATCATAAATCTGTTCCTACACCTGCTGCGTTTTCTGGAGGCATTTAATAAAAAATAG
- the LLPH gene encoding protein LLP homolog: MAKSLRSKWRRKMRAEKRKKNAPKELERLKKILGTKADVIMEEVKEVATVVPPEKVLEAKDDCKMELDNKRNKKTLLDQHGQYPIWMNSRQRKKLKAQRVKGKKKSKVAKGLVW, translated from the exons ATGGCGAAGAGCCTGAGGAGCAAATGGAGGAGGAAGATGCGGGccgagaagaggaagaagaacgcGCCCAAGGAGCTGGAGAGGCTGAAGAAGATCCTGGGAACCAAAGCGGATGTCATCATGGAGGAGGTCAAGGAGGTGGCGACCGTGGTGCCCCCCGAGAAGGTCCTGGAGGCGAAAG ATGACTGCAAGATGGAGCTGGATAATAAACGAAACAAAAAAACTCTTCTAGACCAGCATGGACAGTACCCAATATGGATGAATTCCAGGCAAAGAAAGAAGCTCAAGGCCCAGCgtgttaaagggaaaaaaaaatcaaaagtggCCAAAGGCCTCGTCTGGTAA